The proteins below are encoded in one region of Fibrobacter sp.:
- a CDS encoding 4Fe-4S binding protein, producing the protein MRAIKLPLCLLPSAIVSLMLSIHFLRLSDYGWAVLCLLFFTLLLFSRKRWVWIIFQGFLLAGILVWVYNGTETIAQQVSMGEPWGRTAVMMSMVCVLSVLAWLFLRVREVRAHYDGSAENTVTSTVAFFLTFLICSFPQALMHDPVPLMAERFIKGGGWIEIFFLSLYSAWLVEKIIISDKPGKIRGRIWTAFSVVFFLQAALGISGFEKFLMTGSLHLPVPALIVAGPLYRGEGFFMSLLLLSTLILVGPVWCSWICYIGNWDFLASRSRRKPAELPGYYNHIRISLFAALVIVTLFLRFSGFSTSFAVICGAAFGLCGVAVMIRISRKKGIMVHCTTYCPTGLINNLVGKINPFRIRIGNGCIDCFSCMRACRYGALTKISIRKRRPGLTCTLCGDCAAACKDSRIGYHFPGISSVAARKAFLTLVVVLHAVFLGMARI; encoded by the coding sequence ATGAGAGCTATTAAACTTCCTCTTTGCCTGTTACCATCTGCAATAGTTTCCTTGATGTTGAGCATCCACTTTCTCCGGCTGTCTGACTACGGATGGGCGGTTTTATGTCTTCTTTTTTTCACTTTGCTTCTTTTTTCACGTAAAAGATGGGTGTGGATCATCTTCCAGGGTTTCCTTCTTGCCGGAATTCTGGTATGGGTTTACAACGGTACGGAAACAATTGCTCAGCAGGTCTCAATGGGTGAACCGTGGGGAAGAACCGCTGTCATGATGTCAATGGTTTGTGTACTGAGTGTTTTAGCATGGTTATTTCTCCGGGTAAGAGAAGTGCGGGCACACTATGATGGCTCAGCGGAAAATACTGTGACAAGTACTGTTGCCTTTTTCCTGACATTTCTTATCTGCTCATTTCCTCAGGCTCTCATGCATGACCCGGTTCCGCTTATGGCCGAGAGGTTTATAAAAGGAGGCGGATGGATTGAAATTTTCTTTTTATCACTTTACTCGGCATGGCTGGTTGAGAAAATAATCATAAGTGATAAACCTGGTAAGATCCGAGGTAGAATATGGACTGCTTTTTCAGTTGTTTTTTTCCTTCAGGCAGCCCTCGGGATTTCCGGCTTTGAAAAGTTTCTTATGACCGGGTCTCTTCACTTGCCGGTACCTGCATTGATAGTGGCCGGCCCGCTGTATCGGGGGGAGGGTTTTTTTATGTCTCTTCTTCTTTTGTCAACACTTATCCTTGTGGGGCCTGTATGGTGCTCCTGGATTTGTTACATAGGAAACTGGGACTTTCTGGCATCAAGAAGCAGGAGAAAACCCGCAGAGCTCCCCGGGTACTACAACCATATAAGAATTTCTCTGTTTGCGGCTCTGGTTATAGTCACACTGTTTTTAAGATTCAGCGGATTCAGTACGTCATTTGCCGTGATTTGTGGTGCAGCTTTCGGACTATGCGGAGTTGCGGTAATGATACGTATTTCCAGGAAAAAGGGGATTATGGTACACTGTACAACCTATTGCCCGACAGGTCTTATCAACAACCTGGTCGGGAAAATCAACCCTTTCAGAATACGAATCGGAAATGGCTGTATCGATTGTTTTTCCTGTATGAGGGCATGCAGGTATGGGGCTTTGACAAAAATCAGTATCAGGAAGCGCAGGCCAGGATTGACCTGCACACTCTGCGGTGATTGTGCTGCAGCCTGTAAAGACTCTCGTATTGGCTATCATTTCCCCGGAATCTCATCGGTTGCAGCCCGGAAAGCTTTTCTGACCCTGGTTGTGGTTTTGCATGCAGTGTTTCTGGGGATGGCGAGAATTTGA
- a CDS encoding Rrf2 family transcriptional regulator: MKLITRKTDYAVSSLCYIASKKYPVSVTELCGELDMPYAFLRGILQQLQLGGILVSLKGKNGGFQLTRRPEDISLYDIMSIFGDGLENNECVFKKLPCKKQKVCPLRKNLDRIKRTIKKEFETVNLKSLMVISKE, encoded by the coding sequence ATGAAACTAATTACACGTAAAACCGATTATGCAGTTTCATCTCTGTGTTACATCGCTTCGAAAAAATATCCCGTTTCAGTGACAGAACTCTGCGGGGAACTTGACATGCCTTACGCCTTCCTCAGGGGCATTCTCCAGCAGCTTCAGCTTGGCGGTATTCTGGTTTCATTGAAAGGCAAAAACGGTGGTTTTCAGCTTACCCGCAGACCGGAAGATATTTCCTTGTACGACATAATGTCTATTTTCGGAGATGGTCTCGAAAACAACGAGTGTGTTTTTAAGAAACTCCCCTGTAAAAAACAGAAGGTATGCCCTTTAAGGAAGAACCTTGACAGGATTAAAAGAACGATTAAAAAAGAATTTGAGACAGTCAACCTTAAATCATTGATGGTGATCAGCAAAGAGTAG
- a CDS encoding DUF202 domain-containing protein: MMAEEKNGKLKPASRRAHMANERTFLAWIRTSIGVIAFGFAVERSAFISSLEQSLSRSLTRFAGFVLMAFGVMISAFVFIRYVIVEKELDKGLYRPNMFLTSAVASFVVAIGLFLIIILLAGEV; this comes from the coding sequence ATGATGGCAGAAGAAAAGAATGGTAAATTGAAGCCGGCAAGCCGCCGTGCACACATGGCAAACGAGCGTACTTTCCTTGCCTGGATAAGAACCTCCATAGGGGTAATAGCTTTCGGCTTTGCTGTTGAGAGGTCTGCATTTATAAGTTCACTGGAACAATCCTTGTCCCGGAGTCTCACTCGTTTTGCGGGGTTTGTACTGATGGCATTTGGAGTGATGATCTCAGCGTTTGTGTTTATCAGATATGTTATTGTTGAAAAAGAACTTGACAAAGGATTGTATAGACCCAATATGTTCCTTACATCGGCAGTGGCATCTTTTGTGGTTGCAATCGGATTGTTTCTGATCATCATATTGTTGGCAGGTGAAGTATGA